From Punica granatum isolate Tunisia-2019 chromosome 1, ASM765513v2, whole genome shotgun sequence:
AGCTGGAGAATTACTGTCGGATGGGCTATTTTCCAGCATTATGTGGCAGTGaagcaattttcttttcttagtgTATTTATCTATTGTATCACTGTCTGATTGGTGTTGTTTATGTTTTCCATGATTTGACAAACCCTGCTGGTGGGTTAGCTTGCGGACTACCTTATGTGTTCGTTTCAAGAGTGAGGTCGTGGCCTGTGGAGTCGTATATGCAGCTGCCCGAAGGTTCCAGGTGCCCCTGCCTGAGAACCCGCCGTGGTGGAAGGCATTCGATGCGGAGAAATCTGGAATTGTTGAAGTATGCAAGGTGCTGGCTCATCTTTACAGCCTGCCAAAGGCACAATATATACCTGTATGCAAGGATGGGGAATTCACGTTCTCTAACAAGTCATTGCATTCACAGTCCAAAGTAGTCACCAAGGTAAACTCTGACTCCTTTTCTTTCATTCTGAAGTCCATATTAGAGTTACATCTGATTTTGGCTAATTCTGAAATTCCGTTCTCTTATGGCTAGTCGAGCCATCTCTTCTATAGATTATAAAATtctactctctttttttctctaatttgaAGGACTGTGCTTGCCTAGTTTTTGTTGTAAACCAAAGAGAATGATGATCTTAAGATTGGtagagttttaattttatgcagGAAATTTTGCCAACTAGCCCCCAAGCTAATAATGAATCAGGCACTACCAAGACCCCCCCCTCAGCAGCTAACGTTGAATTAGGTGGATCCAAGGGTGAAAGTGGGAAATCAGAAAGTAAGGAATCTAAGAAGAGTGACGATCAACTGAAGAGCATGGCAGTTGATGGACAGACAACAGAAGAACCTCCGCCCAAGTCTAAGTCCGAAGCAAGTGGAGTAAGGAGCAAGGAGCGAGAGGACAGAGACAAAGACCGCGATCGCGATCGCGACCGCGACCGCGACCGTGACCGGGAAAGGGATAGGGAGAGGGACAGAGTGAGAGTGAAGTCCCGCGAGCGTGACAGGGGCAGAGATTCTGACAGGGAAAGGGATCGAGATGATTCTGAGAGGGATAGGGTACGAGATAGGAGTTACCGCATGAAGGATAGAGCGAAGGACTCAGGTTGGTCTGAAACATCTCTTTGGTCTCGTACCCTGTTTGTCTAAACCTTTCATTGTCAAGGTTTTCTTAAAATGATAGGATTTTGCTCATGGTTgccatttttcacttttaagGACTTTCTGAACGTGAAAATTGTCAGATAATTGGTTCTGATATCAAAGGGGAGTCTATGAACCAATTTTGTTGCAACCCCCCGTCCCCCGAATTCTTTTAAATCATGTGGAAACCGTCTTTTTGACAAATCATGTTGACAAAAGTTCTTATGTTTCATATTCTTGAATTATTGGTTCATGATAACCATAGTTGCTCACTTTTTTTCGTTGCATGTGCATTTCTATTAATCACCGATGGTAGTGGTCTCCTGACATGGCGTGTTGGATTTCTCTGCTTTCAGGGCATTCAGATAAGTCGAGGCACCATTCTTCACGAGGTAGGGATACCGTGTCCATCAGTTAtacttttccttcttttttttttttttttcgcctCCTATATAATCATTAGAAAATGGTGCTAAatcaattgatttttttgtttcccCCCAGATCGGGACTATCACGGTTCATCATATTCATCGAGGGAGAAAGACAGGCACAGACATCATTAATAGACCCAAACCAGTTTCCGTTCCCTCTATCTCCTGCAATGCTCTCGCATTAAGTCGATTTAATTGTGCATTCGTAATGTTTATGTGAGGCATAGGTTAGAGGATTGGGTGGGGGTGAAGTTTCTTATGGGAGTATCGAGTAGTTTTTTGATTGGTAGTTTTACTGAGTAGTTTACGGGAGTATTGAGCAGTTTATGTTTTACTTGTACGTACCATAGTACAGTAATCGAGTATAACAGTCATCATCTATCTTATATAATAACAGTCTTTTACCGGTCTCTTACGAAATCACATCACAAAGCTGAAATGTCTTGCAGTCACGTCAGCATTCATAGACCCTCTCCCGAAGTCACGTCGCGGATTTAATTATGTAGATAATATGTTCATTAAAATGCATCAAGTTTCTTAtctggatttaagcataggaaattttaatatttggtatgcttttcaattattctaaatcatattaaaatggaaaacaaaatacaaaaagatATAATCATAGTTTatgcatatattaatatttcaattatgtgtaattatataaataatatatccagtgaatatcaaattttttctttgaacTTAATTGTAGGAATTCTTACACTTGATATACCTTTTAATTGATCTAAATCATATATAATggtaaaaaattacaaaataattttctatatttttatgtaAAGTCACTttaaattatccaaaaaaaaaatgaagattaCTTAAATTTGTAGCATGAGTTGTTTTTATAGgttaaattatatttgtaattaaaaaataatgaaataaaattagtaaaaaatttagcataaaattaatgaagaaaTGGGGAaaaggggggagagagagcaGAGAGAATAGAGGAAGAGGGAGAAAATTGTGGGGCAATTAATTTGATAGTTAAAAGTAAGTTATGAAATTACTAATTCGTCCTTAATTTCTTTCAGATCCGTcgattcttaatttatttatatcattttttcatGGGTAATATCAATATGGGAGAAGAAAATTTACCCCAACTATCTTCATCTCccatttgtaatatatatgaaacaaaTGGTCGCTCCTGATGGACTCTTAAGATTGGGCCCACTAAAGAATTCACTGAGTTTCAGTCCAATACCCGAAATTTGCATTTTGGGCCCCATTGACTTCACTCAAGCCCAAAGCAAGTTGGACCTGAA
This genomic window contains:
- the LOC116192605 gene encoding cyclin-L1-1, whose protein sequence is MIYTAIDNFYLTDEQLKNSPSRKDGIDEATETTLRIYGCDLIQESGILLRLPQAVMATGQVLFHRFYCKKSLTKFHVKKVAASCVWLASKLEESPRKARQVLIVFHRMECRRENLPIEHLDLSSKKYIELKTELSRTERHILKEMGFICHVEHPHKFISNYLAALGNPTELRQEAWNLANDSLRTTLCVRFKSEVVACGVVYAAARRFQVPLPENPPWWKAFDAEKSGIVEVCKVLAHLYSLPKAQYIPVCKDGEFTFSNKSLHSQSKVVTKEILPTSPQANNESGTTKTPPSAANVELGGSKGESGKSESKESKKSDDQLKSMAVDGQTTEEPPPKSKSEASGVRSKEREDRDKDRDRDRDRDRDRDRERDRERDRVRVKSRERDRGRDSDRERDRDDSERDRVRDRSYRMKDRAKDSGHSDKSRHHSSRDRDYHGSSYSSREKDRHRHH